A genomic segment from Diadema setosum chromosome 11, eeDiaSeto1, whole genome shotgun sequence encodes:
- the LOC140234687 gene encoding blastula protease 10-like codes for MMLTDEQLREVMEAIDDEKAGRKKRKAVSNTLTRWNQNIVPYVISAASRGDTSVIRSAMDHWEQHTCLRFEPRTSQHARQLGHGTYLKFIKGGGCWSYVGRFSSSINSNTAQEISIGSGCEYLGIVAHEIGHAIGFHHEQSRPDRDDYIRVHFENIVRGLEGNFEKYSWSEITTNNVEYDIGSLMHYGSHGFSRNGQPTITTIDPLQMSRLGNRDFLSFADIKLANLIYNCNDGCTTNLACQNGGYQGPNCDCVCPPGFSGDLCEDGDGPTEPEGCVYRLTDPEGEIMSPNYPRNYDNEQSCQYMIEGTPGATITLTFVDMDIEPHRTCAYDSVEVRTGDVSLPGQRFCGANLPGVQVSTGNQLLVSFTSDYSVTGRGFKATYVINGGTVTSSPVVSTTDSLGEFVGTCGGDFSGNSGTMASPNYPDNYDNNLECVYTIEVDSGRRVALSLHDLLIEDQRRCGWDSLEVDLGEGIKVPMKLCGGDYPAGYLISLDNKMKLTLKTDGSVTEKGFAAVYRAIDL; via the exons ATGATGTTGACTGATGAGCAGTTGAGGGAAGTAATGGAGGCCATCGATGACGAGAAAGCTGGTCGCAAGAAGAGGAAGGCCGTATCGAACACGTTGACCCGCTGGAATCAGAACATCGTACCTTACGTTATCTCAGCTGCTTCAA GGGGTGACACAAGTGTGATCCGCTCTGCCATGGACCACTGGGAACAGCACACCTGTTTGAGATTCGAACCTCGAACCTCCCAGCACGCCCGTCAACTTGGACACGGAACCTACCTGAAATTCATCAAGGGCGGTGGATGCTGGTCCTACGTTGGAAGGTTCTCCTCATCAATCAATTCGAACACAGCTCAGGAAATCTCCATCGGATCGGGATGCGAATAC CTCGGCATCGTCGCCCACGAGATCGGCCACGCCATCGGTTTTCATCACGAACAGTCTCGCCCTGACAGGGACGACTACATCAGAGTCCACTTCGAAAACATCGTACGCGGATTGGAAGGCAACTTTGAGAAATATTCCTGGAGCGAAATAACAACCAACAACGTCGAATACGACATTGGATCCCTTATGCACTATGGATCTCAT GGTTTCTCCCGCAATGGCCAGCCGACCATCACTACCATCGACCCGTTGCAGATGAGTCGCCTCGGGAACAGGGATTTCCTAAGCTTCGCTGACATCAAACTTGCCAATCTCATCTACAACTGCAACGACGGCTGTACCACTAACCTGGCCTGCCAAAATGGCGGCTACCAGGGTCCCAACTGTGACTGCGTGTGTCCTCCAGGATTCAGCGGAGACCTGTGTGAGGACGGCGACGGCCCGACAGAACCCGAAGGATGTGTCTATAGACTGACCGATCCCGAGGGAGAGATCATGTCACCAAACTATCCACGCAACTATGACAATGAACAAAGTTGCCAGTACATGATAGAG GGAACTCCAGGCGCTACGATCACACTCACCTTCGTTGACATGGACATCGAGCCTCACCGTACCTGCGCCTACGACTCGGTGGAGGTCCGCACTGGAGATGTTAGTTTACCCGGACAGAGGTTCTGTGGTGCTAACCTACCAGGTGTTCAGGTGTCGACCGGAAACCAGCTACTGGTTTCCTTCACCTCTGACTACAGCGTGACAGGGCGTGGCTTCAAGGCTACTTACGTCATCAACGGTGGCACCGTCACCAGTAGCCCTGTTGTTAGCACCACTGACAGTCTTGGAGAATTCGTCGGTACTTGTGGAGGAGATTTTTCAGGGAACAGTGGGACGATGGCCTCTCCAAACTACCCAGACAACTACGACAATAACTTGGAGTGCGTCTACACCATAGAGGTCGATTCTGGTCGTCGAGTCGCACTCAGCCTGCACGATTTGCTGATTGAGGATCAGAGGAGGTGCGGCTGGGACTCTCTTGAGGTGGACCTTGGAGAAGGGATCAAGGTGCCAATGAA GTTGTGTGGAGGTGACTATCCAGCCGGTTACCTGATTTCACTCGACAACAAAATGAAGCTGACTCTGAAGACCGATGGGAGTGTGACGGAGAAAGGCTTCGCAGCAGTCTACCGTGCCATCGATCTGTAA